The DNA region CGCATCCGCTGCTAATCCTGCATTTCACACAGGGTCGAAATCAGATCAAGTTATTTTCTACGGTTGGACGTGACATTTCTCTTCTTAGCACCAgatttctttcacacacacacacacacacacacgcacacacacacctgtgcattTGAATTCACGGGACACCAGCCGTTCCTCACCTGCCTCCGCCTCTCCCTTTTGGGTTCTATCTTCTGCCATCTTCCTCTCCCTTGTTCATTCTTCCTCCACCgactctctccccctccctcctcacacCTTTATCGGTGGTCTGAGCCTGGTAGGTATCCATCAGGGCCCCTCACTTAGCCGGCGATGCTTCAGCGCCAACGGACAATGGCGGGCCAGAGAGAGCCGAGTTTGTtctgggtgtgtgggtgtgtgttggatgtgtgtttgtgcacgggTGGGTGAGTTGTGCGTGCACCCATGTGCACCGGTTGTGATCATGCATATTACATCTGCGTCAACACGATGCACATTGAAGGAAACACGGACATTTATATAGTGGCTCATTGTGTGGATGCTTCCATGTGCATTCATAGTCTTTAActtctagtgtgtgtgtgtgtgtgtgtttggggggggggggggtattaataCTTTGAAAGGTTCTGGTCAGGTGCAAGTGAATGCAACCTTCACTGTCCAAACAGGCAAAGCCTGAACCCGAGGAGTTCCTTGTTGCTCCGGCTACACGTCTTTATTTAACGATACACTTGCGAGGTCAGCGCAGCGACGCATAGCTCAGTGGCAGATGAGCACGACGCGCTGTGAAGGACGGGAAGAATCGGTTTCCGAGAATGTTTCTGACATAAAAATGTGACACAGAATATAAAGGAGTCGGTTGTGCTAGTGGAGAGACGCAACGTGGGAAAAAACCTGCCGACGGCACCGCGGATCTGAATACGGCATTTCTGCAGTTGTGCATCTGCACAGGTTTAAATAGAGCGTGTCGCGTTAAATCCAATACTCCACCCCTAAAAAGACCTTGATGAAATGGAGAGTCTCCTCATTCTCATATACAAATAAGCAAGCAAGCAGACCCCCAAAGTGTTGTTTACAGGCTCTCGAGTGAAAGGATCTTTCATCATCCTAATGGGGAGAGGATTCCGGTTCGTTTCTGTTTGCCGAAAAGATTTATTCCAGCTGTGAAGGTCTTCAGATGTCATTCGGCGTCGGACGTGGAGGCCGTAAAAATGTTCTCACTCTCAGTGCATTAAATCTGGCAACAGCTCTGTAAAAAGtagtaaagaaaaagaatatggcagcaaagaagaaataaagtaatTTTAATGTCATCCAGGATTTCCGGTTCAGCCTGATGAgagaaatgaaatacaaatcagGAAAACCAAAATAATGAGCTAAAAGACGCTAAAATCCGCCTCAGTGATAAAAGTAATTGCAAAACGAAGGGATTCATTTCGACATTATCTTCCCGCAGCGCTGCCACAGATAGCTAACGGTTTCACTGTTGCACGaaacaaaaaagacaaccaggaaaaggaggaggcgaAGCGTAAAgaaggagatgaatgaatggactATCAGATGAACGCAGAGACATCAGCGCTGTACATCTCTGCCAGCGTGCTGTGGGAAAATACTTTCAGCTGTCAGACTCAGCCCAAAAAATGGTTAAAGATCGAGCATCTGTAAACAGATCAGAAATAGATTTCTGAATTTACATTAGCCTGTTTACAAAGCAAATGTTTTTAGTGAATATGtgagctaaaaaaaattaacgTGGTATTTACTGAAGGCAAAATGAATGTCAATGTCCTCAAAAAGGTAAACAAAATGCAAGcgagcaaaataaatccttgaataaaaataaaaataattaaatatatataatctaaatgcaaaaaaaagtttGCTTTCTTCCGATTTGGGGCCAAACCGTAGCGACGTTCACTGACTGACACCTGGGTGAGGTTCAAAGACAGTGGAAAGCACAGCAGTAAGGAGCAGATAACAATACACACTGCAGTCTATTCACAGCGACAGACTGCAAAATGCTGGCTGCATGCAGATCAAGCCCAGATAGAGGAGCAATCTCAATAAAGTTCTGACCACAGGTGTGAACAAAGCacgagtttaaaaaaaacacatttacaaatggGGGACTCTGGATCCGCGGGGAAGCCGTTTGAAGATCCCTTTGCATCTACAAAACCTGAGATAAATGGAATCTTTTATCAGTTTAGATGTTTTATAATTGTACAAATGGAGTGCCAACATCAAGGCGGGCTTGAGATTCTGAGAACGGCAACCTTTAGTTTGTTTATCTGATCATCGCACTCAGAATCACAAACACAGCTTATCGTCGCTATCGTCCGTGTTTTTTTTGGGTGACATTGTCTTCGTACAAGCTTTGGAAGAGTGTGAGAAAGTTTTTAAAACTTCTTCCAGAAAGCTTTTTGTCATCAACTGCAAAATAATTCCTCTTAACTGATTTTGGTGATTTTATTTACCGACTCCTGCAACCCTGTGTTTCAAATTTCTCGAAATTATTGAATTTGCAATATCCGAAAATCAGAATTTATTCAATGCATCCCTAAAACCCAAATCCAAAGGTTGACTCGCAGGTTTTATTCCACGACTTCCCtggatttggattttttttttttttaatatatataaattctaGTTTTTAGGTCCTATAATTACCATGATTTTAATCCTCCACTTATGTGACGGCACTGGAATGAATGTAATTAGCCTTTAGCCCATTAAGCTAATAAGCTAACACATGTTTCCTCTTTTCCCATTCAAAGGGAGGATTTGGTTTTACCTCCTGACACTTGACAAATCTTCCACCCTTGCCTTAGATCCTTCAGAcaggcaggtggggggggggggcacagtagCCTCTGTCCTCTCGTGGTCACAGGAGGATTTACCCGCCCACGCGGATAACAATCTCCCTTTGATTTAAGTAAAACTGAACGGAACAAGGTCGGATGAAATAATGTGGGAAATCTCCCGAACAAGGCCTTCTTGTAGTTCTGCCAAATTAAACTGTCGCCGAAAGAAAAGGTGGGAGAAAAGGAGCGACCTCTCTCCAAGGTCAGGCAGATGAACCGTCTGAATTAGCGTAGCGTGTTAGCTTCTGCGAGGTCCGAAGTGCCAAAAAAGCACTTCTGCTTTTGTTTAATATTCGAAAAATGAGCTATCTCGTGCAATCAGATTTCGCCATGCACGCGAGACGCTTATTAAATGGGCTGCAGTGAAGCGCGGGGGCTAGCGACGCAACACATTCCCCGGTGGAGGTAGTGAGTGTCTGTACGTGTGCGTGCGATAACAACAATAAGACCCTCGTTCGGCCGCCGAGCTGCATGTCCCACGTAGATCGGTCGTAATATTTATATCTATATGGCGACGGCCTCTTCTGCGGCTTCAATTATCCTCAGGATAAATTAGCACAGCGCTAACGAGTGGTAATTACGATCCATCGCCGCGGCGTCGCGNNNNNNNNNNNNNNNNNNNNNNNNNNNNNNNNNNNNNNNNNNNNNNNNNNNNNNNNNNNNNNNNNNNNNNNNNNNNNNNNNNNNNNNNNNNNNNNNNNNNGAAGAATCTACCCAAGAACTACGCAAACCCGCCGATTAGCCTCGCCTAAAAAGCCCACGAAAACAAAAGAACAGACGGCCAGatgggcggaggaggagaggaaaagttCTCTGAAGCTCTTTGCGAGGAAGgtctacccccccacccccacccccccggttCGTCCCTGCCGACTCGAGCAAAGCCGAGCCGAAACAGTGAGGAAGACTCTCTTCTCATGAAGGGGAGGGAATTAACTGGGATTGCCTCGGCTCAGGGCGCTCGCAGCTGAGATTTAATAAGGTACATGTATATAACGAAGCCGTTAGAACCACCTGGAtgaatgttggggggggggggggggggcaggtctgcGTGTACCGTCCTGGTGATAATTGTAACTGCTCTAACGGCGTCGTGAGGAGAACAAAGCCTAATTTTAAGAGGAAATAGGAAGTTACAGACTTAAATAAATCTCATCCTTCCTTCCCCTCAGTTTTCCGTCTTCCTATTTCAATATGCAGATAGATGTTTGCAAAACTCTGCCTCATCTCCATATGACCCCCCCGGGAtgtaactccccccccccgaaaaaaaacaagagcgcTGTTCACTTCTCAGCCCCACTGAGAAATAAATTCCTACGGAATCCTTTCCTCAAGTCTCTGCTTTAAACAAAGTCGACTCTGCTCGTGACGGAGGGATCGAGAAAAACTTCCAAGAATACCTAGAAAAGGTAATATAATTACAAGTACAATTATCCGTACTATGTTTCATGAGAGCTGAATAAACCCTGAGAAGACGTTTGCCTCATCAAGGATCTACCGAGCGAAATAAATGAGATTAAAATTAAACCCTGGATCAATCTCATCTATATTTCTGTAAGAAATCAGCTAATTTTCCACCTGACCTTGCAGAGCGGGCTTTATTTGCTTAAAACGGCATCTTCACCCGGATTCACCGCGAAGAAAAATACCGTTTCCGTTACCGAAAATGCGTTTTTTTTGCACAGGAGGCAGGATAGACGCCATTCCCCCAGTCATCGCAAAATAGTCCAGAGCCGAGATGGAGCCTGAAGGGGGCACGAAGGGGGCATGAAGGGGGCACGAAGGGCACCACACTTACGTTCAAGGCATTCTTTGCAGCCTCCGCCTCTGATCGACTGTCAAAGCTGACAAACCCCACCGGCTGCGGAGACACGAAgacaagacaaaagaaagaaacatggTTTAAGGCAGAACACCGAGTCGGCATTTCTGTCgttctgttttattcttttattcttttacttgccgccccccccccccccccgcgctccaTCTCCCCTGCCCTCCTTAAAGAGAGGCAACATCGTACAAGGAGAATTCATCACCCACCTCTCCTATGCCCAAATACGGACAACGTGAGCgagaggaaggcagagagagagtgagtgtgtgtgtgtgtgtgtgggggggggggggggggggggggtctcgggaATGAGAAGTTAGAGGTGAGAGGtgaggatgaaaatgaaaagacgTGAGGCAAGATGTAGAAATAGATTCCAGGACGTCCTCAAACGGGCGTTCTCATCTGTGATTGGTTTAACGAAAGGTGAGGGGAGAAAAGACGAGGTTCGGCTGTCAGATTTATAACCACGGCTGCAGataagaacaaagaaaacacgcaggaagtgcgtgtgtgtgtgtgtgtgtgtgtgtggaagtggGGAGGAGGGTGGGGCAAGGAGAAGTCTCTAAACATGCCGCTCTCATGGGGCCACGCTGCTGCGTGTGATCTGGAAAAGCAGTGTGGGGTTATGGGAATTTTGAACAAgtagagaaagaaagggaggaggaggaggaggaggaggaagagagagaaagaagaaacgAGGGACCATGTGAAGACGTCAGGAGGAGGACTCGTAAGGGGAATATAAATAGAGAAGGTCTGAGATCTGGCTCTTGCTATATAAGGAGATGGCTGCGTGTTCTCAGAGTCGGAgagcggggggggagggggggatcaATTGATTTACGTCACCGTCGTCGTTAGCCGAGGGGAGAGGAATGTTGTGCAGTTTCGTTTGCGAGTCCAGAACATCGGCGCGGGCCGACCCTTGTTTAGAGGCAAGGCGGTGCAGGGAAGGGGGGTCGCAGGTCACGGGAAGTTCTGACAAGTTAGCCGACAAGCTAACCGGGATCTAAATGGCCCTGAACGCTCCTCGTCGGTCCGTCTCATCTTCAGGAGAACCGGCGCACCGCGGCAGATGGAGCGCCAATGTGAGGCTAAATTGTGGACACCTGCCAGCGGAGCTCATTTTCAGTCCCGGCCCCCCGAAGGCAACACTCAGTCGGTACCGCTCTTTTCAAAAAAGCTCGCTTTGACACACCTCGGATCGGAATTCTCTCCCCGCCTCCCTTCCCATTCCTGCACAATCCCACCAGAGTCGGCCGTCTGCGACTACAAGCGTACAAATCTGACTGCCGAAGGCAAGTCGGTGCAACACTTCAACACAATAaagttgttgcccccccccctactctgGGTACTTCATCCTGCGTCGTCAACAAGCCGatagaacaggggggggggggggggggaaatcggTAAAAGGGGAAGCGAGGAAATGCACGGCGTCGATGAGCGAGAGCGCAGACGGGACGGTGATCGGCGTCCGGCTGACGCCTCCGTTCAATAGGCTGAGCTTCGGTGCGTCACGGCGCCTACCTGTTTGGAGGTAAGTTTGATCAAGGAGCCTTCGTAGCCctggaaaagagaaagaaaagagagtgTCAGAACTGGGAACAAAGGCGAGTCGCTTCAACTCGAGGTCGGGGAAACGAGTCGCTTCGTTTCCCCGACCTCTAAAGCTTCTCCGTGGATCAAGACGCGATTGAGCGTCGGCCTCAGGAGCACGGACGAGTTTCCATCGCCGTTTATTTCATCACCATTAATGGAGGTCCTCCCCCACCGACTGGCGGAAAGACGAGCGGCTAAAAATAGCTGCCGGTCCATTAAAAACATACAAACGTACCTTAAATGGTCTGAACAGGAGATAGAGCTCCCGCGGCTTAATGTCCAGCGGTAGGCCGCTGACGAAGAGCGTCCGAacctgaggaagacgaggaggagaaatCAGGTATTTTTCATTAACCTCCAGCGGTTATAAATAGCTGCCTGCGTTACCGACAGGAACGGACGAGGGCTGCCGGGATAAAGGCACCGGACCGGGGAAAAGGTTCTCAAGGAAAAGGTTCTCGAGGACGACACTAGAGGAGACTTTCAGTTCGGTAAACACACAccgacgacacacacacacacacacacgcacacacacacacacaccttcccacAGCGCAAGCACCGCACCTTCCGTGCGTTCTCTTCAAGCCCGACACGTCAGCGGCGTCTGAATCGGAACGCCAACAGGACATCCCACGAATGTCGCCACAAAGCTCGTGTGAACAGCAGCGGATCTTCCAACACAAGCACCGGCGTCCGAGACGAATGGAGATCGGGTTGCGCCGTGGAGGCGACGAAACCAGACGGACCTCAGACCAAACCAGCTCAGATCAATGCCAGGTCATGTGATCTGATTACTTGTTTAATATTCGGATTCTATTTGAGGCTTAAATTACATTCTGGTAGGTACGCGATTTGCATAGCAGACGCGAAGCTGGCGGATTCGTTAGATAACGGACTCACAACTGGGGGAGCCAAAGGAAATGCTGAACTAACACGTGTAACCCGACGCGCCCCGTTGATGCCAAAAGAGCGAGCGCCTCGCAAACAAAGGAGAGCagcaactgggggggggggggggggcgcggtaGCTGCGGAGCCAACAAATCTCTGCTCGCCGACTTTCTCACCTTTGCCGTTACCTTATCTGAGCCAAGCCGAACCCTGCAGGGTCGAAGCCGCGCTCCGTCTCCTGCCGTCCTGTTGAAGCGCCGATAGAGGGTCGATAGTGGGAACAAAGGACCCAAACAGGATGGCATCAATCAGGAACGACAAGGGCAGTCACTGAGAGCTCATAAAACTAAGCGCTGATGGTAAAAATCAAAAGCGACAATATTCTGGCtttgtttttgccatttttCTCCACATCTTGTTAAAAATGTCcccaaagagcccccccccccccccatcagattCAAAAGAGCTGATATCGGAAACACACTTAACCAATGTGGGCATTTTATACGCCACAACAATGCAGATGGTGGCGTCAACTCGCACCCTAAACACGAGGTTAGCGCACAACGTCAGACAAGCGAAGACGAACAGAACAACGGGGCATTCCAGCCCGAGTCGCGCCTCCTTCCCGAGGCTTCCTGACGTCAGCTGTtgcgatatatatatatatgatcgCGGCGTCTGGCGCGTACGTGCGCGGCTCCCCTCCTGCAGACATCTGCCATTGATTACAGTATCGGTCTACAACTACGGCGCTTTGGTGCGAGCCCCGGAGAGGCCGCGAGGGCGGTAAAAGGTGGCGCCGCCAGGTAAAGTGAGGCGCGGCTTCACGATGCAGCGAACCGAGCTGAAGGTCAAGCGAGGGGTTGAACCGTTTCTAccgtttcatttttaaaaaaaagacaagataaGCCCTTTTCCACCGTTTGATGGTTCTTCCGAGCATCACGCGGCGGGCATTTCCATAATGCTGAGTCGCCTCGTATAGGTCTTTGAATCATTGACCGTTTACGATGTGCTCACATGGCAACCACGCAGGCGAGGCTTTGATCAAAAACAGCATAACACAGGTTAGCCATGCACTTCACAGCCGGCTACCAGCGTAGTTTCCTGGCAACACCTTAGAGGAGGCACAGCAGAGCGTGGAGCCCCGGGCCAGAAACATCAGATCTTATTAAGAACACTTCTGCAGCAAGTCCCGGCGGATCAATGCACCTCTAATCAGAGATCCTTGATTCCTCCACAAGCCCTGGGATGAGGTCATCCCCTTTATTGATACGCTCCCATTGCACTTTGAGGGTTTGCTGGTGCTGAGATGGAGCAAAACAGACGTTGGACTTGTATAATAAGTCATTTCTTTCTGCTAAACTGCAGATATTGCTAGGAAATgtgcaagaaaataaattagTCTTCTTCTTTACAGTCTTTTATGATGGCTAATCTCCTACAACAAATAATTTGCAGGGAAAACTAAAAGCACAGCTGATCAAATTTGAGTTTGGGCAATGATTTTTGCTGTTCCTCCTTTGTTTGGCAGTTCTTTCCAAACCCGTATGATTAACTTGCTCGTTTTATTAGCTCCCAGTGCAGCCTTTAACACAGTTAaaggttccgtctttccctgctacacctacCGAGcgccttgagacgactttctGTTAtggatctggtgctatagaaataaaattgagtTGGATTAACCGATCGCTTTTGTTTAAACGCCCGACAGCCGTTGCTGTGATGTGACATCTCTTCCAGTAACCATGTGAGCACAAAACCACCAATAGCTTAGAGAATAAGATCAAAGACACTTTAGACTTACAAAGGGTGATAAATTTAGCATTGAGCTCAGACATCGGGTGCTAAAAATATCTcagaaacaacaaacaaaaaaacattcctggCTTCGCTAACAAAGTGTCATCTACAGGAAACGGTTTATTTGAAACTCAGCCCTTAAACCCAAAGACCAAAGTTCCTGCCACACATACTTCCCATTGTCGAATGACACGGAGCCTTAATTGGGCAAAATTAAAAGCACTTCTGCTTAACGAACAGAACAATAAACGCCATTCAAAGTCTGAAAGCGAAagcatttttaatttcttccAGCACGCAACGCAATTCGTCGGCCGTTTTTAACAGCTGCGTTGATTTTCCTAATTAAACGACGTTGTGTCTTATTCATGTGTCATTTCCATCCAGCCATTGTGTGGACTGCGCTACACCTAGCGCCTGAAATGGCTCAGCGTGCCCCGTTTAACTTTCTCAGATCTCTCGCTTTAATTGAGTGGTTTTTTTTGACCATTCATTCCGGCTGTAATGAGGGACACGACCTTGGCGTGATGTGAGATGATTACTTttttgcttctctctctctccccgacgtgtgtgtgtgtgtgtgtgtgtgtgcgtgtgtgtcagtgtgtgtatTCATTTGACAGCCAAGCGAACTGTGTAAGTGGAGCACCTTTGAGTTGCGTGGAGGACACATCTCTAACCTTGAAGCCTTGCTAAAGGGAGGTACCGTAGCCGATTGTAGCATCTATCTGCGTGTGTAGCTACGCTGCGATTACCTGCATGGGTCGCTTTCAAAAGCACACAAAAGTGCGACCGACCTAAAAATCGAAGCAAAGTCTACCCAAAAGCGTGTGCGAGCTCAGAGCCGGTTGAGTTTTCCTGCATCATTTGAGTGCAGCGTTACTAAAACCAACGAAACGGGGAAAACTCTCACATTCCTTTTGCGATGCGAGTCGACATTGCGCTGCGTTGGTACCGCGTTCCgtctgcctgccccccccccgataggTGTCAGAAGACATAAATGGATGACTCCATTTGTCTGTTAATCATCAGGGTCAAGTTTCACATTCGGGCGCCAAGAGGTCACAGGGTTATTGCGCAGGTTGGGGTTCAACCGAGAGGTTGCGTAAACTACCAAGAGTCACGACCGAGCAGCAAAGAaagtttctttctctctctctctcgtccttcCACAAGTGCTTTTGACCGACAATTAGAGCACAGCGAGGGCCCGTAAATGTTCCAACAGGTTAACCTTTAaaagacatttcaaacaaaTGGCCGAGGAAAAGCAAGCCGGCTCCCACGTCAGTGtttttcccttcccttcctttcTCCATAACTGTTTCCCTTGTTTTAAGGGAAGAATACTTGTGTTTTAATGACACTCAAGTGCTCTCACTGTCTTATTAGCTATTTCCAATCTCGACATTAAGGCCTCAGGGTGCCCATTTGGACGACAAGGAAAGAGCGACTCTTTTACAGGTCGGCGCCCCGGCGTTCAGAATCTTCCAGACTACTTTGCtctcttcttcctgtctcttaTCTGATAAGTCTCGCTCAACGGACTTAACATTCCGAAGCACTCATTAAAGCGAACTAATCAGCCAAATCCTCCCTCGGCCCATCCTGGACTCTCCTTTGTTGCCATCTACCCAACTGGACAACTCAAAATGTTTGGTTTTGAGGTTGGGTGGGCAGAGAGTTCATGTCTGGTGC from Brachionichthys hirsutus isolate HB-005 chromosome 23, CSIRO-AGI_Bhir_v1, whole genome shotgun sequence includes:
- the LOC137911679 gene encoding RNA-binding protein with multiple splicing-like, whose amino-acid sequence is MSNSKAEKENEQSEFTNHEEEVRTLFVSGLPLDIKPRELYLLFRPFKGYEGSLIKLTSKQPVGFVSFDSRSEAEAAKNALNAPSRLWTILR